A genomic segment from bacterium encodes:
- a CDS encoding type II toxin-antitoxin system PemK/MazF family toxin, translating to MKQGDIILTPVPQADGKLKERPAIILREMPPYSDFLVCGISTQLHQQVKGFDEIISPADEDFKSSGLLSKSLIRLGFLAVLPSNRILGSIGAISSKRHKRLLKTLSNYLVGNSTINNTG from the coding sequence ATGAAGCAAGGTGATATAATCCTTACACCAGTACCACAGGCTGATGGAAAACTTAAAGAAAGACCTGCAATTATTCTACGAGAAATGCCACCTTATAGTGATTTTCTCGTCTGTGGTATAAGTACACAATTACATCAGCAGGTTAAAGGGTTTGACGAAATCATTTCTCCTGCTGACGAAGATTTTAAGTCAAGTGGCTTGCTATCAAAATCTTTGATCAGGCTTGGTTTTCTGGCCGTGTTGCCCAGTAATCGCATACTGGGTTCTATTGGTGCAATCTCATCCAAACGGCATAAACGTTTATTAAAAACGCTCAGTAACTATCTTGTTGGTAACTCTACAATAAATAATACAGGCTAA